A portion of the Perognathus longimembris pacificus isolate PPM17 chromosome 20, ASM2315922v1, whole genome shotgun sequence genome contains these proteins:
- the Foxa3 gene encoding hepatocyte nuclear factor 3-gamma: protein MLGSVVKMEAHDLAEWSYYPEAGEVYSPVTPVATMAPLNSYMTLSPLSSPYPSGGLPPSPLSSGPLGPPAPAAPLGPTFPGLGASGSSTGNSGYGAPGPGLGPGKEMAKSYRRPLAHAKPPYSYISLITMAIQQAPGKMLTLSQIYQWIMDLFPYYRENQQRWQNSIRHSLSFNDCFVKVARSPDKPGKGSYWALHPSSGNMFENGCYLRRQKRFKLEEKAKKGSGGSSMARNGTGLATLPTTSTITTTTSAVTITSPAQPPPSEPDAQGGEEVGAPLDCGSPPPSTPYFTGLEIPGELKLDTAYNFNHPFSINNLMSEQTPAPPKLDMGFGGYGAESGEAGVYYQGLYPRSLLNAS, encoded by the coding sequence GTTTATTCTCCAGTAACCCCAGTGGCCACCATGGCCCCCCTGAATTCCTACATGACCTTGAGCCCTCTCAGCTCTCCCTACCCTTCTGGGGGgctccccccatccccactgTCCTCAGGACCCCTGGGGCCTCCAGCCCCTGCTGCACCCCTGGGGCCCACTTTCCCaggcctgggtgccagtggcagtAGCACGGGGAACTCGGGGTATGGGGCCCCAGGgcccgggctggggccggggAAGGAGATGGCCAAGAGCTACAGGCGCCCCCTGGCCCACGCCAAGCCTCCCTATTCCTACATCTCGCTCATCACCATGGCCATCCAGCAGGCCCCCGGCAAGATGCTGACCCTGAGCCAGATCTACCAGTGGATCATGGACCTCTTTCCCTACTACCGGGAGAACCAGCAGCGCTGGCAGAACTCCATCCGCCACTCGCTGTCCTTCAACGACTGCTTCGTCAAGGTGGCGCGCTCCCCCGACAAGCCGGGCAAGGGCTCCTATTGGGCCCTGCACCCCAGCTCCGGAAACATGTTCGAGAACGGTTGCTACCTGCGGCGGCAGAAGCGCTTCAAATTGGAGGAGAAGGCAAAGAAGGGGAGCGGGGGGTCGTCCATGGCCAGGAACGGTACGGGATTGGCCACCTtgcccaccacctccaccatcaccaccaccacctccgctGTCACCATCACCTcgccagcccagcccccaccctctgAGCCTGACgctcagggtggggaggaggtgggggctcCCCTGGACTGCGGTtcgcccccaccctccaccccctatTTCACTGGCTTGGAGATTCCAGGGGAGCTGAAGCTAGACACAGCATACAACTTCAATCATCCCTTCTCCATCAACAACCTGATGTCCGAACAGACCCCTGCGCCCCCGAAACTGGACATGGGGTTTGGGGGTTATGGGGCTGAGAGTGGGGAGGCTGGAGTGTACTATCAGGGCCTGTACCCCCGATCCCTGCTAAACGCCTCCTag
- the Irf2bp1 gene encoding interferon regulatory factor 2-binding protein 1, protein MASVQASRRQWCYLCDLPKMPWAMVWDFSEAVCRGCVNFEGADRIELLIDAARQLKRSHVLPEGRSPGPPALKHPTGKDLAASGAPGPQLPPPQAQPQPSGTSGGVSGPERYDRATSSGRLPLPSPALEYTLGSRLANGLGREEAVAEGARRALLGTMPSLMPPGLLAAAVSGLGGRALTLAPGLSPARPLFGSDFEKEKQQRNADCLAELNEAMRGRAEEWHGRPKAVREQLLALSACAPFNVRFKKDHGLVGRVFAFDAAARPPGYEFELKLFTEYPCGSGNVYAGVLAVARQMFHDALREPGKALASSGFKYLEYERRHGSGEWRQLGELLTDGVRSFREPAPAEALPQQYPEPTQAALCGPPPRAPSRNLAPTPRRRKASPEPEGEGAGKMTSEEQQQRHWVAPGGPYSAETPGVPSPIAALKNVAEALGHSPKDPGGGGGPVRTGGASPAASSTTQPTPHRLVARIGEPEVSPTAGAEAVSGGGSGTGAPPGAPLCCTLCRERLEDTHFVQCPSVPGHKFCFPCSREFIKAQGPAGEVYCPSGDKCPLVGSSVPWAFMQGEIATILAGDIKVKKERDP, encoded by the coding sequence ATGGCGTCAGTGCAGGCGTCCCGTCGCCAGTGGTGCTACCTGTGCGACCTGCCCAAGATGCCGTGGGCCATGGTGTGGGACTTCAGCGAGGCCGTGTGCCGCGGATGCGTGAATTTCGAGGGCGCCGACCGCATCGAGCTGCTCATCGACGCTGCTCGTCAGCTCAAGCGCAGCCACGTGCTCCCGGAGGGCCGATCGCCCGGGCCCCCGGCGCTCAAGCACCCGACGGGCAAGGACCTGGCGGCGAGCGGCGCGCCCGGGCCCCAGCTGCCTCCCCcgcaggcccagccccagccctctgGGACCAGCGGGGGCGTCTCGGGCCCGGAACGCTATGACAGAGCCACTTCTTCGGGCCGCCTCCCGCTGCCCTCCCCGGCCCTGGAGTACACCCTGGGGTCCCGCCTGGCCAATGGGCTGGGCCGCGAGGAGGCCGTCGCCGAAGGGGCGCGCAGGGCCTTGCTTGGCACCATGCCCAGCCTGATGCCCCCCGGCTTGCTGGCAGCTGCGGTGTCGGGCCTGGGAGGCCGAGCCCTGACGCTGGCACCCGGCTTGAGCCCTGCCCGGCCACTTTTCGGCTCCGATTTCGAGAAGGAGAAGCAgcagaggaatgcggactgtctGGCGGAACTGAATGAGGCCATGCGGGGCCGGGCAGAGGAGTGGCACGGGCGCCCCAAGGCCGTGCGGGAGCAGCTCCTGGCGCTGTCCGCCTGTGCCCCCTTCAATGTCCGCTTCAAGAAGGATCACGGACTGGTGGGGCGCGTGTTCGCCTTCGATGCCGCTGCTCGCCCTCCAGGCTATGAGTTCGAGCTGAAGCTCTTCACTGAATACCCCTGTGGCTCTGGCAATGTGTACGCGGGGGTCCTGGCCGTGGCCCGCCAGATGTTTCATGATGCCCTGCGGGAACCAGGCAAGGCCCTGGCCTCCTCCGGCTTCAAGTACCTCGAATACGAGCGCCGCCACGGCTCGGGCGAATGGCGCCAGTTGGGCGAGTTGCTCACCGACGGAGTCCGCAGCTTCCGCGAGCCTGCACCCGCAGAAGCCCTGCCCCAGCAGTACCCGGAGCCGACCCAGGCTGCTCTGTGCGGACCCCCACCCCGAGCTCCATCCCGGAACCTGGCGCCCACCCCACGCCGTCGCAAGGCATCCCCTGAACCCGAGGGCGAGGGCGCTGGCAAGATGACCTCCGAGGAGCAGCAGCAACGACACTGGGTGGCGCCCGGTGGCCCCTACTCGGCTGAAACCCCCGGAGTGCCCTCACCTATTGCCGCCCTGAAGAATGTGGCCGAGGCCCTGGGCCACTCGCCCAAGGAccctggtggtggtggagggccTGTGCGCACCGGAGGTGCCAGCCCCGCAGCCTCCTCCACCACCCAACCTACACCGCATCGGCTGGTGGCGCGCATAGGGGAGCCAGAAGTCAGCCCCACTGCGGGGGCCGAAGCTGTCAGCGGGGGCGGAAGCGGCACGGGGGCTCCCCCCGGGGCTCCCCTGTGCTGTACCCTGTGCCGTGAGCGCCTGGAAGACACCCACTTCGTCCAGTGCCCCTCGGTGCCCGGACACAAGTTCTGCTTTCCCTGCTCCCGCGAGTTCATCAAGGCACAGGGCCCGGCCGGAGAGGTGTACTGCCCCAGCGGCGACAAGTGCCCACTAGTGGGCTCCTCCGTGCCCTGGGCCTTCATGCAGGGCGAGATCGCCACCATCCTTGCTGGAGACATCAAGGTCAAGAAAGAACGGGACCCCTAG